The Xiphophorus maculatus strain JP 163 A chromosome 21, X_maculatus-5.0-male, whole genome shotgun sequence genome window below encodes:
- the palmd gene encoding palmdelphin isoform X2 — translation MALSTRLALLLFSVCLSEKAPVLAASCALPPLQQPSNQRQQLPVRAVSARWHLETEQILLHYSTTWAQKATSVDKEADEEVLKEPCSTTENHNFISVTMETAEQSKLVMDCEMEGAVCDSPVHEMDCSVSDELTGLTADLSNSQDAIVSSLLTYVPSSTSLADNSNSPESSLCILNPCQEEKDTLKLEQGHEELNRHESVNSSVSDTLSSADSVCENEARSRRQDTREQDPDQGHESEQCVKPEMVPESEQHPEPEEDGGLVNMSGQETDQETKDDFEMPDYPDHKQDLQPEQGTELEQYSKLDNDPQVDLCSELDPEGGDIINLDDEPYQNLAEYPDEGPEPDEILFEPPFHEESPLEQCIREEAMSDVSNESYHNPEEIDECLRVEIAAASSDSDTDEKWRAIFSSSINKEDDDSYLDSLQLSAQELFVQKVEETDYNDQESSNFEEVSFEVPKVPDVLEQPEVVPSSPMLPQEVKYNPYSLQGLSKISEDESESYRDANHDHSKLQENTSVDTIKKLPKDFCVIQETKSENVSTEHVDFQLARKQWREMEAQMKNKTVLPATKQSHLQSSHSFMYTPVRNIERTPKKARDLESLNLVTDYSHTQFSPCSEDSGLDDSSYRSPYDDAETPIEREIRISMEREENLKRERGLARMGKSTDCAPSRSIPRSTSTPLTPSFIITSSPTKEPVKHEVSANNVIIVDPQNDFTSSSKSGNDSTTSGPVEWCSEESSPNLIILETSNLIIRSASEFSLNKTCEEPQEKMFLNNPFFKLRSRSTISLVDEEIRMVKQREEELRKERATLYGKDMFSTETGLSNRMDTLTFDTSGIVPVKCKSSPSSPMKATHRMDRSALSCDHRFPEAYTGGRRKSAMAQRWEAGEFTKNN, via the exons aaaGCTACCTCTGTGGATAAAGAGGCAGATGAAGAAGTGCTGAAAGAGCCTTGCAGCACAACTGAGAATCACAACTTCATTTctgtcaccatggaaacagcCGAACAATCAAAGCTGGTGATGGACTGTGAAATGGAGGGTGCTGTGTGTGATTCACCTGTGCATGAAATGGATTGCAGCGTTAGTGATGAGCTAACTGGGTTAACAGCAGATTTATCAAACTCTCAGGACGCAATAGTTAGCTCCTTATTAACTTATGTTCCTAGCAGCACAAGTCTGGCTGACAACAGTAACTCCCCTGAAAGCAGTCTTTGCATCTTGAATCCCTGTCAAGAGgaaaaagacacattaaaactAGAGCAAGGGCACGAGGAGCTCAATAGGCATGAGTCAGTCAACTCATCTGTGTCTGATACCCTTTCCAGTGCTGACAGTGTTTGTGAGAATGAGGCCCGCAGTAGGAGGCAAGACACACGAGAGCAAGATCCTGATCAGGGACATGAGTCGGAGCAGTGTGTCAAGCCTGAAATGGTGCCAGAATCAGAACAGCATCCAGAGCCAGAGGAAGATGGTGGTCTGGTGAACATGTCAGGCCAAGAAACTGACCAAGAAACTAAAGACGATTTTGAGATGCCAGATTACCCTGATCACAAACAAGACCTTCAACCTGAACAAGGCACTGAGCTTGAGCAATACTCTAAACTTGACAATGACCCCCAGGTGGATTTGTGCAGTGAACTTGACCCTGAGGGAGGAGATATCATCAATTTAGATGATGAGCCCTATCAAAATCTAGCAGAATATCCAGATGAAGGCCCAGAGCCAGATGAAATCCTATTTGAACCACCTTTTCATGAAGAGTCTCCATTAGAGCAGTGTATAAGAGAAGAGGCGATGTCAGATGTGTCAAATGAGTCCTACCATAACCCCGAAGAGATAGATGAATGTTTGAGAGTTGAGATTGCAGCAGCTTCTTCTGACAGTGATACAGATGAAAAATGGAGAGCAATTTTCTCTTCTTCCATAAATAAAGAAGACGATGACTCATATTTGGATAGTCTTCAGCTGAGTGCTCAGGAGCTCTTTGTCCAGAAAGTTGAGGAGACAGACTATAATGATCAGGAGAGCAGCAACTTTGAAGAGGTTAGCTTTGAGGTCCCAAAAGTACCAGACGTTTTGGAGCAACCTGAGGTAGTGCCTTCCTCTCCGATGCTCCCTCAAGAGGTTAAGTACAATCCTTACAGTCTTCAAGGTTTGTCAAAAATATCTGAAGATGAAAGTGAAAGCTACAGAGATGCTAATCATGACCACTCTAAACTCCAAGAGAACACCAGTGTGGACACAATCAAGAAGCTACCCAAAGACTTCTGTGTAATTCAGGAGACAAAGAGTGAAAATGTCAGTACAGAACACGTAGACTTCCAGCTAGCTCGCAAGCAATGGAGAGAAATGGAGGcgcaaatgaaaaataagactGTCTTACCTGCAACAAAGCAGTCACACCTCCAAAGCAGCCACAGCTTCATGTATACACCAGTCCGCAATATTGAACGAACTCCCAAGAAAGCGCGGGATCTGGAGAGTTTAAACCTGGTCACAGATTATTCTCACACCCAATTCAGCCCTTGCTCAGAAGACTCTGGCCTGGATGATTCCAGTTACAGGTCCCCCTATGATGATGCTGAAACACCCATTGAAAGGGAAATTCGTATTTCAATGGAGAGGGAGGAAAACTTGAAAAGAGAGAGGGGACTGGCCAGGATGGGAAAATCAACAGATTGTGCTCCATCACGAAGTATCCCTCGATCCACAAGTACTCCTCTGACTCCATCGTTTATTATAACCTCCTCACCAACGAAAGAACCAGTAAAGCATGAAGTGTCTGCCAACAATGTTATAATTGTAGACCCACAAAATGATTTCACATCCAGCTCCAAAAGTGGCAACGACAGCACAACTTCTGGGCCTGTAGAATGGTGCTCTGAGGAAAGTAGTCCCAATCTAATCATCCTTGAAACATCTAATTTGATCATTCGAAGTGCCTCTGAGTTCTCCCTTAATAAAACCTGTGAAGAGCCCCAAGAAAAAATGTTCCTCAACAACCCCTTCTTCAAACTGCGGTCAAGAAGCACAATCTCCCTGGTAGATGAAGAGATAAGGATGGTGaagcagagggaggaggagcTCAGAAAGGAGAGGGCAACCCTGTATGGTAAAGACATGTTCAGCACAGAAACTGGCCTGTCAAATCGCATGGACACTTTGACATTTGATACCTCAG GTATTGTACCAGTTAAATGCAAGTCCTCCCCATCATCTCCAATGAAAGCAACCCACAGGATGGATCGCTCTGCCTTATCCTGTGATCACAGG TTTCCTGAGGCTTATACCGGAGGAAGACGGAAGAGCGCCATGGCTCAGCGCTGGGAGGCAGGCGAGTTTACAAAAAACAACTGA